One region of Duncaniella freteri genomic DNA includes:
- the ispF gene encoding 2-C-methyl-D-erythritol 2,4-cyclodiphosphate synthase: MRIGQGYDVHRLVEGRELILCGVKIPYGLGLLGHSDADVALHALADAILGAAAMRDIGYHFPDTDPAYAGADSRRLLRRVAEIIAGKGYSIGNVDVTIIAQRPKLLNHIPQMIENIAADLCIPTDCVSVKATTTEHLGFTGRGEGIAALAVALIN, from the coding sequence ATGAGAATAGGACAAGGATACGATGTGCACCGCCTTGTGGAGGGGCGCGAACTGATACTCTGCGGAGTAAAGATACCATACGGGCTCGGACTGCTCGGCCACAGTGACGCTGATGTGGCTCTGCATGCACTCGCAGATGCCATACTGGGAGCCGCAGCAATGCGCGACATAGGCTATCATTTTCCCGACACAGACCCAGCCTATGCCGGTGCCGACTCACGGCGGCTTCTGAGACGAGTGGCAGAAATAATAGCCGGAAAGGGATACTCCATAGGTAATGTGGATGTCACGATAATAGCACAACGCCCCAAATTGCTAAATCATATCCCTCAGATGATAGAAAATATCGCCGCAGACCTATGCATCCCCACCGATTGCGTATCGGTCAAAGCCACAACCACGGAACATCTCGGATTTACAGGTCGTGGCGAGGGAATAGCAGCTCTCGCCGTCGCTCTCATCAATTGA
- a CDS encoding thymidylate synthase produces MRQYLDLLNRIMNEGTDRGDRTGTGTRSVFGHQMRFDLRDGFPLLTTKKLHLKSIIHELLWFLKGDTNVKYLQDNGVRIWNEWARPDGDLGHIYGYQWRSWPDYQGGHIDQIKKVIETIKNNPESRRMIVSAWNVADISGMALPPCHILFQFYVADGRLSLMLYQRSADCFLGVPFNIASYALLLMMVAQVTGLEPGEFIHTLGDTHIYHNHFDQVRTQLERAPRKLPRMKLNPEVKDILDFRYEDFTLEEYDPHPHIKGTVAV; encoded by the coding sequence ATGCGACAATATCTCGACCTTCTGAATAGAATAATGAATGAAGGGACCGACCGAGGCGACCGCACCGGCACCGGAACACGGAGTGTGTTCGGACATCAGATGCGCTTCGACCTCCGCGACGGCTTCCCGCTTCTCACCACCAAGAAACTCCACCTGAAATCCATAATACACGAGCTGCTATGGTTCCTGAAAGGTGACACAAACGTGAAGTACCTACAGGACAACGGAGTGAGAATATGGAACGAATGGGCACGGCCAGACGGAGACCTCGGACACATCTACGGCTACCAATGGCGTTCATGGCCCGACTATCAAGGGGGACATATCGACCAGATAAAGAAGGTGATCGAGACCATAAAAAACAATCCGGAATCGCGCCGCATGATAGTGAGCGCGTGGAACGTGGCTGACATAAGCGGGATGGCACTACCTCCGTGCCATATACTATTCCAGTTCTATGTCGCCGACGGCAGACTGTCCCTGATGCTCTATCAGCGAAGTGCCGATTGCTTTCTCGGAGTGCCGTTCAACATAGCCTCATATGCCCTGCTCCTCATGATGGTGGCACAGGTGACCGGACTCGAACCAGGTGAATTCATCCACACACTCGGTGACACACATATATACCACAACCATTTCGATCAGGTGAGGACACAACTGGAGCGTGCACCGCGCAAACTCCCAAGAATGAAGCTCAATCCTGAAGTAAAGGATATCCTCGATTTCAGATACGAGGACTTCACTCTTGAAGAATATGACCCCCACCCCCATATCAAAGGCACTGTAGCAGTATGA
- a CDS encoding RagB/SusD family nutrient uptake outer membrane protein, which translates to MKNSFKYIGSAIVAGLLLSSCSLDEDNPHAGDATLNNFQAWYGMQATCYFPLNNELYSSSDWLIMAETGTDIWVSSNNGDYAKQIFNYEEFGTSTNNSKKLWKQAYTTISTCNTVINEVDNILDGEADAKNILVAEAKTLRAFYYSLLVSQFGPVTLNLESSSSITGIVDLYPKRASEKDIYAQIIKDLSEAIPVLPVEPYGGNRARVTKKTAKGLLCRVYAQRAGLGDKFFGDGKEYWTLARDCAEDMITNKGTYGAYLYSDIADMWADANNRQNKEALFIASAADPYNEIFNLSTTTKNNKLFSYSCGGFIEDDFYNGNSNGKPTKGGSYFYGRLNQQVWQPSEYLMYCFNPEWDRRWEYTWLYTASTFTFLDWGGSVVTPRKKATCKLTEDICNKYGIDKSQIGQTLQPFADCSWINNGAFANQYNVRIWPLGVTEDDASKLLRVATSSAEFGSAGVANTTKAYAVPYPVASNDNRFNTLFVHKPLTADEKAKCPYVVITLSDCYNDTYPYGNTANGSAGSTLPVGNGTAVNGKVCPSLIKFNWAYDGCYTSNLQIKIGDMYIMRFAEVYLIAAEANQMLGDGARAAGFINDLRKRSLRPGYAGNYELATATEDDVLDEYARELCGEFSRWNLLKRHNNIEERLARYNKRAAKSFKPYMYNRPISQEFLDVILNAEEYGDNGYGSTASSGLSGLESY; encoded by the coding sequence ATGAAAAATTCATTCAAATATATCGGTAGCGCGATTGTAGCCGGGCTTCTACTCAGCAGTTGCAGCCTTGACGAAGACAATCCGCACGCCGGCGATGCCACCCTCAATAATTTCCAGGCGTGGTACGGCATGCAGGCAACCTGCTATTTTCCGCTTAACAACGAACTCTACTCATCATCCGACTGGCTTATCATGGCTGAGACCGGAACTGACATATGGGTATCGTCCAACAACGGTGACTACGCAAAGCAGATTTTCAATTATGAGGAATTCGGCACCTCCACCAACAACTCAAAGAAACTTTGGAAACAGGCATACACAACAATATCGACCTGTAACACTGTGATCAATGAGGTGGATAATATCCTTGATGGAGAAGCTGATGCCAAGAATATACTTGTGGCAGAGGCAAAGACCCTACGTGCGTTCTATTACTCACTGCTTGTTAGCCAGTTCGGACCGGTTACACTCAATCTTGAAAGCTCTTCAAGCATCACCGGCATAGTGGACCTCTATCCCAAGCGTGCAAGCGAGAAGGACATATACGCTCAGATAATAAAAGACCTGTCGGAAGCTATCCCTGTGCTCCCTGTCGAGCCCTACGGAGGCAACCGTGCACGAGTTACGAAAAAGACAGCCAAGGGGCTTCTCTGCCGTGTATATGCCCAGCGCGCAGGCCTCGGAGACAAATTCTTCGGTGACGGAAAAGAATACTGGACTCTCGCCCGTGACTGTGCGGAGGACATGATCACAAACAAGGGCACATATGGAGCCTACCTGTATTCTGACATTGCCGACATGTGGGCTGACGCAAACAACCGCCAGAACAAGGAAGCCCTGTTCATTGCATCAGCAGCCGACCCTTATAATGAGATATTCAATCTGTCCACAACCACAAAAAACAACAAACTGTTCTCTTACAGCTGCGGAGGATTCATTGAAGATGACTTCTATAACGGAAACTCAAACGGAAAACCCACCAAAGGAGGCTCGTATTTCTACGGTCGTCTCAATCAGCAGGTATGGCAGCCGTCAGAGTATCTCATGTACTGCTTCAACCCTGAATGGGACCGCCGCTGGGAATACACATGGCTTTACACCGCAAGCACATTCACATTCCTCGACTGGGGCGGAAGCGTAGTGACCCCACGCAAGAAGGCGACCTGCAAGCTTACGGAGGATATCTGCAACAAATATGGCATTGACAAGTCACAGATAGGACAGACCCTACAGCCTTTTGCAGACTGCTCATGGATCAACAACGGCGCATTTGCCAACCAGTACAACGTAAGAATATGGCCTCTCGGAGTGACCGAGGATGATGCCTCAAAGCTCCTCCGCGTGGCTACTTCATCGGCTGAATTCGGTTCAGCAGGTGTAGCCAACACCACCAAGGCATATGCCGTCCCCTACCCGGTGGCAAGCAACGACAACCGCTTCAATACCCTTTTCGTACACAAGCCTCTAACTGCCGACGAAAAGGCGAAATGCCCCTATGTAGTCATCACACTCAGCGACTGCTACAATGACACCTACCCCTACGGCAACACAGCCAACGGCTCAGCCGGCTCTACTCTGCCTGTCGGAAACGGCACTGCTGTTAACGGAAAGGTGTGTCCCTCGCTCATCAAGTTCAACTGGGCTTATGACGGCTGCTACACAAGCAACCTACAGATCAAGATCGGCGACATGTACATCATGCGTTTCGCAGAAGTGTATCTGATAGCTGCCGAAGCCAACCAGATGCTTGGAGACGGAGCACGTGCAGCAGGCTTCATCAATGATCTGCGCAAACGCTCCCTACGCCCCGGATACGCAGGCAACTATGAACTCGCCACTGCCACCGAGGATGACGTGCTTGATGAATATGCCCGCGAGCTTTGCGGTGAGTTCAGCCGCTGGAATCTCCTCAAGCGTCACAACAACATCGAAGAACGTCTTGCACGCTATAACAAACGTGCTGCAAAATCATTCAAGCCCTACATGTACAACCGTCCCATATCACAGGAATTCCTTGACGTTATCCTCAATGCTGAGGAATACGGCGACAACGGTTACGGCTCAACAGCTTCCTCTGGTCTTTCCGGACTCGAAAGCTACTAA
- a CDS encoding 4Fe-4S binding protein — protein MRIRSADILRWGRIVAALIMWVAATAGLTSYGMTFPRLAVWIERVQFMPAAMTFGITTIVIWLIVTLLFGRVYCSVACPLGVWQDICSRLPRLRRHLPSHLRYRYSQPLTLLRNISLAFVAAAILLGINIVTSHTDPWKIYSELCTDVAKPIWGAAVNILSYPPVMIAAASLTGTTISIIIAGVISWLAVKNGRTFCNSICPVGTTLGYVAKYSIYHIDINTDKCTQCRKCEQACKASCIDLTSHVVDSSRCVECFDCLPVCENDAIHYTWSRHQLSTPLMIKVGDIKPSGTRFKLDGCTGCSSNPQVNQQNNPQNATISRPSE, from the coding sequence ATGCGCATAAGAAGTGCTGACATATTGCGTTGGGGACGTATCGTGGCGGCACTCATCATGTGGGTGGCAGCCACAGCTGGACTGACAAGCTACGGAATGACGTTTCCAAGGCTTGCCGTGTGGATAGAACGTGTGCAGTTCATGCCGGCAGCCATGACATTTGGCATCACCACCATAGTGATATGGCTAATAGTCACTCTACTGTTCGGGCGAGTCTACTGCTCGGTGGCATGTCCCTTAGGTGTGTGGCAGGATATATGCTCTCGTCTGCCACGTCTGCGCCGCCATCTGCCATCCCATCTCCGATACCGTTACAGCCAGCCACTTACACTGCTACGCAACATCTCGCTTGCATTTGTGGCAGCAGCAATCCTGCTCGGAATCAATATAGTCACATCGCATACAGATCCCTGGAAAATATACTCGGAACTATGCACAGATGTGGCAAAACCCATATGGGGCGCAGCTGTCAACATCCTCTCCTACCCTCCGGTAATGATAGCCGCAGCTTCTCTGACCGGAACAACGATATCTATAATAATAGCAGGAGTGATAAGCTGGCTTGCCGTTAAGAACGGCCGCACATTCTGCAACTCCATATGTCCTGTAGGCACAACTCTTGGCTACGTGGCAAAGTATTCTATCTACCACATTGACATCAACACCGACAAGTGCACCCAGTGCCGCAAATGCGAGCAGGCGTGCAAAGCATCCTGCATAGACCTGACATCGCATGTGGTGGACTCCTCAAGATGCGTAGAATGCTTTGACTGCCTGCCGGTATGCGAAAATGATGCCATACACTACACCTGGTCAAGACATCAGCTCTCAACTCCTCTCATGATAAAAGTGGGTGACATAAAACCTTCCGGCACACGTTTCAAACTTGACGGATGCACCGGATGCAGCAGCAACCCACAGGTCAACCAACAAAACAATCCACAAAATGCGACAATATCTCGACCTTCTGAATAG
- a CDS encoding agmatine deiminase family protein, translated as MKMSNPVRQQLRLPAEWESHDCVLMAWPHEYTDWAYMLDEARECFAEIVRAISERECVILACPEHICRKSIEAYKFDSSRVRIEDIPTNDTWARDFGPITIEKDGCLQSLDFKFNAWGMKFAADKDNLITTHLVLNGRLNAEYVNRMGFVLEGGSIETDGKGTLLTTAECLLSPNRNGEMTEADIKEYLADTLGFTHQLWLRNGGMAGDDTDSHIDTLARIAPHDTIIYVSPTDRDGDTVESLARMREELTGMRTAEGAPFNLIELPLPSPIYDENGMQLPATYANYLVTPDAIYLPVYGQAANDLLAEQTLKIAYPDHEIIPIDCRALIKQHGSLHCVTMQLPTGAVRGIKDGRWEEKSRNL; from the coding sequence ATGAAGATGAGTAACCCTGTACGCCAGCAACTTCGCCTGCCCGCCGAATGGGAAAGTCACGATTGTGTGCTCATGGCGTGGCCTCATGAGTACACTGACTGGGCGTATATGCTTGATGAAGCGCGCGAATGCTTTGCGGAGATAGTACGAGCCATATCGGAACGCGAGTGTGTGATACTCGCTTGTCCCGAACACATATGCAGGAAATCAATCGAGGCATACAAATTTGACTCCTCAAGAGTAAGAATCGAGGATATCCCCACCAATGACACATGGGCACGAGACTTCGGACCCATAACAATTGAAAAAGATGGCTGCCTACAGTCACTGGATTTCAAGTTCAACGCCTGGGGAATGAAATTTGCAGCCGATAAGGACAATCTCATCACCACCCATCTTGTACTCAACGGCAGACTGAACGCCGAATATGTCAACCGCATGGGATTCGTTCTCGAAGGAGGAAGTATCGAAACCGACGGTAAAGGCACACTGCTTACCACCGCCGAATGCCTCCTGTCACCCAACCGCAACGGAGAGATGACCGAAGCGGATATAAAAGAGTATCTCGCCGACACGCTCGGATTCACCCACCAGCTATGGCTCCGCAACGGCGGTATGGCAGGAGATGACACCGACAGCCATATCGACACATTAGCCCGCATCGCACCACACGACACCATCATATATGTAAGTCCGACCGACAGGGATGGTGACACAGTGGAATCACTCGCCAGAATGCGAGAGGAACTCACAGGAATGCGTACTGCCGAAGGTGCTCCGTTCAACCTCATCGAACTCCCTCTGCCCTCCCCCATATATGACGAGAACGGAATGCAGCTCCCCGCAACATATGCCAACTATCTTGTCACACCGGATGCGATATATCTGCCGGTATACGGTCAGGCAGCCAATGACCTGCTTGCCGAACAGACCCTAAAAATAGCATATCCCGACCACGAAATAATACCTATCGACTGCCGGGCACTCATAAAGCAGCACGGCTCTCTCCACTGTGTCACAATGCAGCTCCCCACCGGAGCAGTCAGAGGCATAAAGGACGGACGATGGGAGGAAAAATCACGCAATCTATGA
- the porV gene encoding type IX secretion system outer membrane channel protein PorV → MNILISKMNIAAKMLLVCTVCAGTAISSSAQDKNDFNPITTGVTSLGIAPDARGASMGDLGAATDPDANSQFWNPSKYAFAYSQGAVSLSYTPWLRKLVNDIFLANLSGYWKLGSDDNQAISASLRYFSLGEVVSSNSDRTINPYEMSVDVGYSRKLSEKFSMGIVFRYIYSDLGFGASEVDQSSGASAFSADIAGYYTTYPIIGRNECQWSWGWDISNIGSKVNFNNGTNPAFLPTNLRIGTSFTFPLADYHNLSLNLDLNKLLVPAMPRLSDYEEGPEGEKEWAKAYADWQNMSPITGIFKSFGDAPGGFKEELREISCSVGTEYNYNQQFFLRGGYFYQHPAKGNLQYFSIGAGFALNVLRLDASYMLATAQTSPLDQTLRFSLTFDMDGLKEIFGR, encoded by the coding sequence ATGAATATCCTTATCTCGAAAATGAATATTGCCGCCAAAATGCTTCTTGTCTGCACGGTGTGTGCGGGAACAGCAATCTCCTCCTCTGCCCAGGACAAGAATGACTTTAATCCCATAACCACAGGTGTGACATCACTCGGCATAGCTCCCGATGCCCGCGGAGCATCAATGGGCGACCTCGGTGCCGCAACCGACCCAGATGCCAACTCACAATTCTGGAATCCGTCGAAATATGCGTTCGCCTACAGCCAAGGAGCAGTATCGCTCAGCTATACCCCCTGGCTGCGCAAACTTGTCAACGACATATTCCTCGCCAACCTCTCCGGCTACTGGAAGCTCGGCAGCGATGACAATCAGGCAATATCGGCATCCCTGCGCTACTTCTCGCTCGGAGAAGTGGTGTCAAGCAATTCCGACCGCACAATAAATCCCTATGAAATGTCGGTCGATGTAGGATATTCCCGAAAGCTTTCCGAGAAATTCTCAATGGGCATAGTGTTCCGTTACATCTACTCCGATCTCGGATTCGGAGCATCGGAAGTAGACCAGTCATCGGGCGCATCGGCATTCTCAGCCGACATAGCAGGCTACTACACCACCTACCCCATCATAGGACGCAACGAATGCCAATGGTCGTGGGGATGGGACATATCCAATATAGGATCGAAAGTCAACTTCAACAATGGCACCAATCCGGCATTCCTCCCTACCAATCTGCGTATAGGCACATCATTCACATTCCCTCTTGCCGACTACCACAACCTTTCGCTCAATCTTGACCTCAACAAACTACTTGTCCCGGCAATGCCCCGCCTGTCCGACTATGAGGAAGGACCAGAAGGGGAAAAGGAATGGGCAAAAGCTTACGCCGACTGGCAAAACATGTCGCCCATAACCGGAATATTCAAATCGTTCGGCGATGCGCCAGGAGGATTCAAAGAGGAACTCAGAGAGATCTCCTGCTCGGTGGGTACAGAATACAATTACAACCAACAATTCTTCCTGCGCGGAGGATATTTCTACCAGCATCCAGCCAAGGGGAACCTTCAATATTTCAGCATCGGGGCCGGATTCGCACTCAATGTACTCCGACTCGATGCCTCCTACATGCTTGCTACAGCCCAGACATCCCCACTGGACCAGACACTGAGATTTTCACTTACATTTGATATGGACGGACTTAAAGAGATATTCGGACGATGA
- the feoB gene encoding ferrous iron transport protein B — protein sequence MRLSQLTTGESGVIIKILGHGAFRKRMIEMGFVRGHEIKVLMAAPLRDPVKYEIMGYEVSLRHSEADLVEVEPLPSTIPPERFAHTNTVTESSSADNIPTSSNVNAERHRVINVALIGNPNCGKTSLFNIASGAREHVGNYSGVTVDAKYGEFTHNGYHFNIVDLPGTYSLASYSPEELYVRRYLRNEAPDVIINVVDGSNLERNLYLTTELIDMDRSMVIALNMYDELERSGSRLDYRTLGEMIGVPIIPTAAKTGKGVSELFDTVIRVYEGTEAAVRHVHVSLGNQLEKALSGIKDELKAHPAVERHFSPRYLAIKLLEGDAEVQHQVLSLPDADHLIKLRDKSVAEYEDSNPGIDITAAIADEKYGFIAGALAETMVKEENPTASSTHIIDTIVTNKLFGFPIFIAIMTFIFWATFYIGSFPMEWIESLVTWLGNISREYLPDSWIKDLIADGIIGGVGGVIVFLPNILILYACISFMEDSGYMARAAFIMDKLMHRLGLHGKSFIPLVMGFGCTVPSIMATRSIESRSSRIITILINPFVSCSARLPIYVLLIGTFFPNHATLVFLSIYLTGIFVAGITARLLRKLWFGQDETPFVMELPPYRVPTFKATMRHMWGKGEQYIRKMGGIILVASIIVWALNYFPRHDDTISAPATTSIDDSEINTATDSYLQMAGKAVNPIMEPLGFNWRATVAAIAGVPAKEIVVSTLGVLYTGEEEVAESTLSSRLTEPNPVTHRPDFTPAVAISFLVFILLYCPCIATITAVVRETGNPRYGLFSIIYNTLIAWTFAFAAYRIALLIT from the coding sequence ATGAGATTATCGCAGCTCACCACCGGAGAATCCGGTGTCATAATAAAGATACTCGGTCACGGCGCATTCCGTAAGCGCATGATCGAGATGGGATTTGTACGCGGACATGAGATAAAAGTGCTTATGGCCGCTCCGCTTAGAGATCCTGTGAAATATGAAATAATGGGCTACGAGGTGTCGCTGCGCCACTCCGAAGCGGATCTGGTGGAAGTGGAGCCGCTTCCGAGCACAATACCTCCGGAGCGGTTTGCCCACACCAATACGGTCACTGAATCCTCATCAGCCGACAATATCCCCACGTCAAGCAATGTAAACGCCGAACGTCATCGTGTGATCAATGTTGCCTTGATAGGCAATCCTAACTGCGGCAAAACATCACTATTCAACATCGCATCAGGTGCCCGCGAACATGTAGGCAACTACAGCGGTGTAACTGTCGATGCCAAATACGGAGAGTTCACACACAACGGTTATCATTTCAATATCGTAGACCTCCCCGGCACTTATTCACTGGCATCTTATTCACCGGAGGAACTATATGTGCGCCGTTATCTGCGCAACGAAGCTCCCGACGTAATAATCAATGTGGTTGACGGCTCCAATCTCGAACGCAACCTATACCTCACCACCGAACTCATCGATATGGACCGCTCGATGGTCATAGCCCTGAACATGTACGACGAACTCGAACGTTCGGGCTCACGGCTCGACTATCGCACACTCGGAGAGATGATAGGCGTGCCCATAATCCCGACAGCCGCCAAGACAGGGAAAGGGGTCAGCGAACTGTTCGACACAGTGATCAGGGTATATGAGGGGACAGAAGCTGCCGTACGCCACGTACACGTGTCACTCGGCAACCAGCTTGAAAAAGCCCTGTCAGGAATAAAGGACGAGCTAAAGGCCCACCCCGCCGTAGAGAGGCATTTCTCGCCACGCTACCTCGCCATCAAACTCCTTGAAGGGGATGCCGAGGTGCAGCATCAGGTGCTCAGTCTTCCGGACGCTGACCATCTTATAAAACTACGCGACAAAAGTGTAGCCGAATACGAAGACTCCAATCCAGGAATAGACATCACAGCAGCCATCGCCGATGAAAAATACGGATTCATAGCAGGCGCACTTGCCGAAACAATGGTAAAAGAAGAGAATCCGACAGCAAGCTCGACACACATCATTGACACAATAGTCACCAATAAACTGTTCGGCTTCCCTATATTCATAGCCATAATGACATTCATCTTCTGGGCTACCTTCTATATAGGATCATTCCCTATGGAATGGATCGAGAGCCTTGTCACATGGCTCGGCAATATCTCGCGCGAATATCTCCCGGACAGCTGGATAAAGGACCTTATAGCCGACGGCATCATAGGAGGAGTAGGCGGTGTGATAGTGTTCCTACCCAATATACTTATATTATATGCCTGCATATCCTTTATGGAGGACTCAGGATACATGGCCCGTGCTGCTTTCATAATGGATAAACTCATGCACAGACTGGGGCTTCACGGCAAATCATTCATACCGCTGGTGATGGGATTCGGATGCACGGTACCATCAATAATGGCTACACGCTCCATAGAAAGCCGCTCAAGCCGTATCATAACAATACTTATCAATCCGTTCGTTAGCTGCTCGGCACGCCTGCCAATATATGTGCTTCTTATAGGCACATTCTTCCCAAATCATGCCACGCTTGTATTCCTGAGCATATATCTCACCGGCATTTTCGTTGCAGGCATAACAGCACGACTGCTAAGGAAACTATGGTTCGGACAGGACGAGACCCCTTTTGTGATGGAACTACCACCCTACCGTGTACCGACATTCAAGGCCACAATGCGCCACATGTGGGGCAAAGGTGAACAATACATCCGAAAAATGGGTGGAATTATCCTCGTGGCAAGCATCATAGTGTGGGCATTGAACTATTTCCCACGACATGACGACACTATTTCAGCCCCAGCCACAACATCAATTGATGATTCGGAAATCAACACTGCCACTGATTCCTATCTTCAGATGGCAGGCAAAGCGGTCAATCCCATTATGGAACCGCTCGGCTTCAACTGGCGGGCAACAGTGGCAGCCATAGCCGGAGTGCCAGCCAAGGAGATAGTGGTATCCACTCTCGGGGTGCTCTATACAGGCGAAGAAGAAGTAGCCGAGTCAACACTCTCCTCTCGTCTCACAGAACCAAACCCTGTGACCCACCGCCCTGATTTCACTCCGGCGGTAGCCATCAGCTTCCTTGTGTTCATACTCCTTTACTGTCCATGCATAGCCACCATAACAGCTGTAGTGCGCGAGACTGGCAACCCACGTTACGGTCTATTCTCCATAATCTACAACACTCTGATAGCCTGGACATTCGCTTTTGCAGCCTACCGAATAGCTCTGCTCATCACATAA
- a CDS encoding carbon-nitrogen hydrolase, producing MKVGIIQQHNTPDIPDNRRRLGEKIKALACEGAQLVVLQELHDSLYFCQVESVDNFDIAVPIPSDTTEFYSRTALESGIVLVTSIFERRAAGLYHNTAVIFEKDGSIAGKYRKMHIPDDPAYYEKFYFTPGDMGFEPISTSVGRLGVLVCWDQWYPEAARLMAMRGAEMLIYPTAIGWESSDTDDEKMRQREAWITVQRGHAVANGLPVVTVNRVGFEPDPSGVTGGISFWGSSFVAGPQGEFLYQAPDNTEAVAVVDIDMKRCEQVRRWWPFLRDRRIDSFSGLTRRYLDD from the coding sequence ATGAAAGTAGGAATCATTCAGCAGCACAACACCCCTGATATACCTGACAACCGCCGGCGCCTCGGCGAGAAAATCAAGGCACTCGCATGTGAAGGAGCCCAACTTGTAGTGCTCCAGGAACTCCATGACTCCCTTTACTTCTGCCAGGTGGAAAGTGTCGACAATTTCGATATAGCAGTTCCGATACCGTCAGACACAACAGAATTCTATTCCAGAACGGCTCTCGAAAGCGGCATTGTGCTCGTGACATCAATATTCGAACGCCGTGCCGCCGGACTATACCACAACACCGCAGTGATATTCGAAAAAGATGGTTCAATAGCCGGGAAATACCGCAAAATGCACATTCCCGATGACCCCGCATATTACGAGAAATTCTATTTCACTCCGGGTGATATGGGATTCGAGCCCATATCAACAAGTGTGGGACGGCTCGGGGTTCTCGTGTGCTGGGACCAGTGGTACCCCGAGGCTGCCCGACTCATGGCTATGCGCGGAGCAGAAATGCTCATCTATCCTACAGCCATAGGATGGGAAAGCAGCGACACCGACGATGAAAAGATGCGTCAGCGCGAAGCATGGATCACAGTGCAGCGCGGCCACGCCGTGGCCAACGGACTCCCTGTAGTCACAGTCAACCGTGTCGGTTTCGAGCCTGATCCGTCAGGGGTGACCGGAGGCATCAGTTTTTGGGGTTCAAGCTTCGTTGCCGGTCCGCAAGGAGAATTCCTTTATCAAGCACCCGACAACACCGAGGCTGTAGCTGTAGTGGATATCGACATGAAACGCTGCGAGCAGGTGCGCCGCTGGTGGCCATTCCTGCGCGACAGGCGCATCGACAGTTTCTCCGGACTCACCCGACGCTACCTTGATGACTGA
- a CDS encoding dihydrofolate reductase, with translation MTDITIIVAATRDMAIGNRGDLLYHISDDLKRFKSLTMGHPIIMGRKTFESFPKGALPGRRNIVVTRNISYTAPGIETASSVDDAVKMCEGAERAFIIGGGEIYRQALPVADCIELTLIDAERPDADTRFPDIDLGRLCVSAPEFDREDPKTGVRYCFLTLSNNNI, from the coding sequence ATGACAGATATAACTATTATTGTAGCCGCAACACGCGACATGGCAATAGGCAACCGGGGCGATCTCCTGTACCATATATCCGACGATCTGAAACGGTTTAAATCGCTCACCATGGGACATCCCATCATCATGGGACGCAAGACATTCGAATCATTCCCCAAAGGAGCACTCCCAGGCAGACGGAACATCGTGGTGACCCGCAACATAAGCTACACAGCCCCAGGCATAGAGACCGCATCGTCGGTTGACGATGCCGTGAAAATGTGTGAAGGTGCTGAACGTGCATTCATAATCGGAGGCGGAGAGATATACCGTCAGGCTCTCCCGGTAGCCGATTGCATAGAACTGACCCTCATAGATGCCGAACGGCCTGATGCCGACACACGTTTCCCCGACATAGATCTCGGCAGGCTGTGCGTGTCCGCTCCCGAGTTTGACCGTGAAGACCCAAAGACAGGTGTCAGATACTGTTTTCTGACACTCTCAAATAACAACATTTAA